One stretch of Ooceraea biroi isolate clonal line C1 chromosome 4, Obir_v5.4, whole genome shotgun sequence DNA includes these proteins:
- the LOC105283823 gene encoding myogenesis-regulating glycosidase isoform X1 has product MQSLQRNAMRSSLLLLLFATGALACKVDNYFDKRIVIPIKNGVLEVNIINRIMSLNLRKNDGENMNNILYTKTPPGILQTPFTLDPNCGRDRLCIKSGNVTHTVIQAGMGNEVIQVTRVVANPRAQLIDCYQFTEGTQWFGGPQLRYQHWPIQHMYYEEEPYVPTHPANMALSERYWLSGRGVYIYVNETNPLFHDQNNHRDGYLCLVAKNKAPYRQRNSIQLNYEVGVFANPRLAHQHMVRTHLGKPNGHPNERMIRHPIWSTWARYKANVTEKVVESYADEIIANKFNNSQIEIDDNWETCYGSAVFDPIKFPNVSALVQRLKRKGFRVTLWIHPFINKGCEPAYSTALNNSYFVKSLDGRVEMSWWQGWNAATIDFTNPKAVTWWVARLKLLQKLGIDSFKFDAGEVSWLPQIAKLNGSLDMQPGIFTRDYARALAANFDDNIEVRVGWRSQELPIFVRMIDKDTKWTWNNGLPTLITTLLQMNLNGYVHVLPDMIGGNGYLDGSLNGTEYPSKELFIRWLQANVFMPSLQYSFVPWDFDNETIAICRRYTELHANQTSAILGAMQQAIRDGTPVNPPIWWVDPTNRQAHKINDEYLLGDSILVAPVIEEGAVSRDIYLPAGIWVDQNRMTINIGPRWLRNYPAPLDTLPYFTR; this is encoded by the exons ATGCAATCGTTGCAACGGAACG CGATGCGCTCGTCATTACTATTGCTGTTATTCGCTACCGGCGCATTGGCGTGCAAAgtcgataattattttgaCAAAAGAATTGTAATCCCCATTAAAAATGGCGTTCTCGAAGTAAACATAATTAATCGGATTATGAGTCTCAATCTCAGGAAGAATG ATGGCGagaatatgaataatatcCTCTATACAAAGACACCACCGGGTATACTGCAGACTCCCTTCACATTGGACCCGAATTGTGGTAGGGACCGACTTTGCATAAAAAGCGGCAACGTGACACATACTGTCATTCAGGCCGGTATGGGTAACGAAGTCATTCAAGTTACTCGCGTGGTCGCCAATCCGCGCGCCCAACTCATCGATTGCTACCAGTTCACCGAAGGCACGCAATGGTTCGGTGGGCCACAACTCCGGTATCAACATTGGCCAATACAGCACATGTACTATGAGGAGGAGCCATATGTACCGACGCATCCTGCAAACATGGCATTGTCCGAGCGTTACTGGTTGTCCGGCAGAGGAGTCTACATCTATGTCAATGAGACAAATCCGCTGTTTCACGACCAGAATAATCATCGGGACGGGTACCTGTGCCTGGTCGCCAAGAACAAGGCACCTTATCGTCAACGCAATAGTATTCAGCTCAACTATGAGGTGGGCGTCTTCGCGAATCCAAGGCTCGCTCATCAGCACATGGTGAGGACCCATCTGGGCAAACCCAACGGTCATCCCAATGAACGAATGATTCGGCATCCCATCTGGTCCACTTGGGCCAGGTACAAGGCTAACGTCACTGAGAAAGTGGTAGAGTCTTATGCGGATGAGATCATTGCCAATAAGTTCAACAACAGCCAGATTGAGATCGACGATAATTGGGAGACTTGTTATGGCTCCGCCGTGTTCGATCCCATTAAATTCCCCAATGTTAGCGCTCTCGTTCAGCGACTGAAGAGGAAGGGTTTCCGCGTTACTTTGTGGATACATCCGTTCATCAATAAAGGCTGCGAACCTGCCTATTCCACCGCGTTGAACAACTCGTACTTCGTGAAGAGCCTCGACGGACGGGTAGAGATGTCTTGGTGGCAAG GTTGGAACGCCGCCACGATCGACTTCACGAATCCAAAAGCGGTGACTTGGTGGGTAGCGCGGCTGAAGCTCCTCCAGAAACTTGGGATCGACAGTTTCAAGTTCGACGCGGGCGAAGTGTCCTGGTTACCGCAGATTGCAAAACTGAACGGCTCGCTCGACATGCAGCCGGGAATATTCACGCGAGATTACGCCCGGGCGCTCGCCGCCAACTTCGATGACAATATCGAGGTGAGGGTGGGATGGCGCAGCCAAGAATTACCGATATTTGTCCGCATGATTGACAAGGATACCAAATGGACGTGGAATAACGGTTTGCCCACGTTGATCACGACGTTGCTGCAAATGAATCTGAACGGATACGTCCACGTGCTACCTGACATGATCGGCGGGAATGGTTACTTGGACGGGTCGCTCAACGGCACGGAATACCCGTCTAAAGAACTGTTTATCAGATGGCTGCAGGCTAACGTCTTTATGCCGTCACTGCAATATTCCTTTGTCCCGTGGGATTTCGACAATGAA ACCATTGCCATCTGCAGAAGGTACACTGAATTGCACGCTAATCAAACGTCAGCGATCCTAGGAGCCATGCAGCAAGCTATCAGAGACGGCACGCCTGTAAATCCACCTATTTGGTGGGTCGATCCAACGAACAGGCAAGCTCACAAGATTAATGATG AATATCTTCTTGGAGATTCTATACTAGTCGCACCAGTGATTGAAGAGGGTGCTGTCAGTCGTGATATCTATCTACCTGCGGGAATTTGGGTCGATCAAAATCGAATGACGATCAACATTGGACCAAGGTGGCTAAGGAACTATCCTGCTCCCTTAGATACACTTCCGTACTTCACGAGATAA
- the LOC105283823 gene encoding myogenesis-regulating glycosidase isoform X2, whose product MRSSLLLLLFATGALACKVDNYFDKRIVIPIKNGVLEVNIINRIMSLNLRKNDGENMNNILYTKTPPGILQTPFTLDPNCGRDRLCIKSGNVTHTVIQAGMGNEVIQVTRVVANPRAQLIDCYQFTEGTQWFGGPQLRYQHWPIQHMYYEEEPYVPTHPANMALSERYWLSGRGVYIYVNETNPLFHDQNNHRDGYLCLVAKNKAPYRQRNSIQLNYEVGVFANPRLAHQHMVRTHLGKPNGHPNERMIRHPIWSTWARYKANVTEKVVESYADEIIANKFNNSQIEIDDNWETCYGSAVFDPIKFPNVSALVQRLKRKGFRVTLWIHPFINKGCEPAYSTALNNSYFVKSLDGRVEMSWWQGWNAATIDFTNPKAVTWWVARLKLLQKLGIDSFKFDAGEVSWLPQIAKLNGSLDMQPGIFTRDYARALAANFDDNIEVRVGWRSQELPIFVRMIDKDTKWTWNNGLPTLITTLLQMNLNGYVHVLPDMIGGNGYLDGSLNGTEYPSKELFIRWLQANVFMPSLQYSFVPWDFDNETIAICRRYTELHANQTSAILGAMQQAIRDGTPVNPPIWWVDPTNRQAHKINDEYLLGDSILVAPVIEEGAVSRDIYLPAGIWVDQNRMTINIGPRWLRNYPAPLDTLPYFTR is encoded by the exons ATGCGCTCGTCATTACTATTGCTGTTATTCGCTACCGGCGCATTGGCGTGCAAAgtcgataattattttgaCAAAAGAATTGTAATCCCCATTAAAAATGGCGTTCTCGAAGTAAACATAATTAATCGGATTATGAGTCTCAATCTCAGGAAGAATG ATGGCGagaatatgaataatatcCTCTATACAAAGACACCACCGGGTATACTGCAGACTCCCTTCACATTGGACCCGAATTGTGGTAGGGACCGACTTTGCATAAAAAGCGGCAACGTGACACATACTGTCATTCAGGCCGGTATGGGTAACGAAGTCATTCAAGTTACTCGCGTGGTCGCCAATCCGCGCGCCCAACTCATCGATTGCTACCAGTTCACCGAAGGCACGCAATGGTTCGGTGGGCCACAACTCCGGTATCAACATTGGCCAATACAGCACATGTACTATGAGGAGGAGCCATATGTACCGACGCATCCTGCAAACATGGCATTGTCCGAGCGTTACTGGTTGTCCGGCAGAGGAGTCTACATCTATGTCAATGAGACAAATCCGCTGTTTCACGACCAGAATAATCATCGGGACGGGTACCTGTGCCTGGTCGCCAAGAACAAGGCACCTTATCGTCAACGCAATAGTATTCAGCTCAACTATGAGGTGGGCGTCTTCGCGAATCCAAGGCTCGCTCATCAGCACATGGTGAGGACCCATCTGGGCAAACCCAACGGTCATCCCAATGAACGAATGATTCGGCATCCCATCTGGTCCACTTGGGCCAGGTACAAGGCTAACGTCACTGAGAAAGTGGTAGAGTCTTATGCGGATGAGATCATTGCCAATAAGTTCAACAACAGCCAGATTGAGATCGACGATAATTGGGAGACTTGTTATGGCTCCGCCGTGTTCGATCCCATTAAATTCCCCAATGTTAGCGCTCTCGTTCAGCGACTGAAGAGGAAGGGTTTCCGCGTTACTTTGTGGATACATCCGTTCATCAATAAAGGCTGCGAACCTGCCTATTCCACCGCGTTGAACAACTCGTACTTCGTGAAGAGCCTCGACGGACGGGTAGAGATGTCTTGGTGGCAAG GTTGGAACGCCGCCACGATCGACTTCACGAATCCAAAAGCGGTGACTTGGTGGGTAGCGCGGCTGAAGCTCCTCCAGAAACTTGGGATCGACAGTTTCAAGTTCGACGCGGGCGAAGTGTCCTGGTTACCGCAGATTGCAAAACTGAACGGCTCGCTCGACATGCAGCCGGGAATATTCACGCGAGATTACGCCCGGGCGCTCGCCGCCAACTTCGATGACAATATCGAGGTGAGGGTGGGATGGCGCAGCCAAGAATTACCGATATTTGTCCGCATGATTGACAAGGATACCAAATGGACGTGGAATAACGGTTTGCCCACGTTGATCACGACGTTGCTGCAAATGAATCTGAACGGATACGTCCACGTGCTACCTGACATGATCGGCGGGAATGGTTACTTGGACGGGTCGCTCAACGGCACGGAATACCCGTCTAAAGAACTGTTTATCAGATGGCTGCAGGCTAACGTCTTTATGCCGTCACTGCAATATTCCTTTGTCCCGTGGGATTTCGACAATGAA ACCATTGCCATCTGCAGAAGGTACACTGAATTGCACGCTAATCAAACGTCAGCGATCCTAGGAGCCATGCAGCAAGCTATCAGAGACGGCACGCCTGTAAATCCACCTATTTGGTGGGTCGATCCAACGAACAGGCAAGCTCACAAGATTAATGATG AATATCTTCTTGGAGATTCTATACTAGTCGCACCAGTGATTGAAGAGGGTGCTGTCAGTCGTGATATCTATCTACCTGCGGGAATTTGGGTCGATCAAAATCGAATGACGATCAACATTGGACCAAGGTGGCTAAGGAACTATCCTGCTCCCTTAGATACACTTCCGTACTTCACGAGATAA
- the LOC105283821 gene encoding nucleolar protein 6 isoform X1, translating into MKGILKSKKAKCNGNNVDFNIDNEDSMNPESDNDNAMNSENDSEGSVNLESDDADSMEDVNNNEDPESDNADSMRDMNNSQEEAEADDHELEPHTSSQEKKRKKVTDELTERVPKKRKKLEKNLYKQPTVEELNQLRETENLFHSNLFRLQIEEVLDEVKLKDKYKALFELWFEKLRAVIESIEETAEVPLMGNNLEDKLGIRIPVPHVPEETKGVFKFLKPSDIKAIGSYNSGCILGPTVTVDVMIEMPADSFRKQDYQNYIYFRKKAMYLAFITSVISSNIAESKRFVGDDLRPLLRLRPNGRLNKKVEVVIHVSAQETSFKLNRFLPEKNSVRPGWYLDEQSVEDACLTPTPHYNSLILRDLLMSRINSEIAQTIKEYPNLRDGVILLKIWLRQRELDKGHDGFTGHIVTMLVIYLLRIRKLNTFMSSYQIVRNVWISLAHGNWHENGITMCEDKDSQVSHYHDYYECVFLDTTGYHNFAAHLSRSTFSWVQREAELCLQHLDNIHVDSFQALFMRRVSFQTAFDQILCFQDETVLEKIVNDKSIIIDKINYGSDKRSQVIKLLVKVLRKGLGNRVNQLCVLPGTSKEWDCTENVPDNIGKLTIGLELNPETCFEILDKGPEANLSDATDFRAFWGAKSELRRFQDGAIREAVLWSKGKSLMNKRIICKTIIAYLLKTKFDILRDQYLYIADQMEDLLKLHKHQITHFVYGTGEEAALKVLQAFNGLEKKLMSLKDMPLTINGVQGSSPVFRYTEIFPPLATVHRNIKHVTKIDENCLILSKSIAKCPPYFHALDATLQLSTSGKWPEELEAIRRTKTAFHIQIAECLREQHQLKAQAYPSHIDVYQDGFVFRLRIAHQKEIALLKEIKEDGVTKYRDNEESAKLENSLFHLPKLTSALHGLHSQQPSFGAACCLAKRWLSAQLLDESHIPGVVVELLMASIYLTPEPYKPAQMPQVAFLRFLEAVARAHWNTDPVIVNFNGEMTNEEITAVETLFNTARNSLPPLFISIPYDQQKSLWTRKTPSCMILNRISALAKESLKLFDNMLLSTVQDVKPMFRPSLSEYDCLIHLRSRMIPRRLQAVDVPDNAKTVDVHPYKAHSLQKIPIVNFDPVQCFLKDLRDGYNDYALFFHDTYGGTVIGVLLRPTVFERKDFKVADAKCRKLDDDGKLCFNVSAMIEDFYVLGRGIIEAIDVPSKNISLTS; encoded by the exons ATGAAGGGAATCTTGAAG TCGAAGAAGGCGAAATGCAATGGCAATAATGTTGATTTCAACATTGACAATGAGGATTCAATGAATCCTGAGTCAGATAACGACAATGCCATGAATTCTGAGAACGACAGTGAGGGCTCAGTGAATCTCGAATCCGATGACGCAGATTCCATGGAAGACGTGAATAATAATGAAGATCCTGAATCTGATAATGCAGATTCGATGAGAGACATGAACAACAGTCAGGAAGAAGCGGAAGCAGATGATCATGAGCTTGAACCTCACACCTCGAGtcaagagaagaagaggaagaaagtaACGGACGAGTTGACCGAAAGAGTGCctaaaaagaggaagaagctGGAGAAAAATCTCTATAAGCAGCCAACAGTCGAGGAGCTTAACCAGCTCAGGGAAACTGAGAATTTATTCCACTCGAACTTATTCCGACTTCAGATTGAGGAGGTTCTCGACGAGGTGAAGCtcaaagataaatataaagcgCTGTTCGAACTCTGGTTCGAGAAATTGAGAGCAGTGATCGAATCCATCGAAGAGACTGCAGAAGTTCCG CTTATGGGTAATAATTTGGAAGACAAGCTGGGCATTCGTATTCCCGTACCACACGTACCGGAAGAAACGAAGggtgtttttaaatttttgaaacCGTCGGACATTAAAGCGATTGGATCCTACAATTCAGGATGTATCCTGGGGCCTACCGTTACCGTGGACGTAATGATAGAGATGCCAGCTGACTCATTCCGCAAGCAGGACTatcaaaattacatatattttaggAAAAAGGCGATGTATCTCGCGTTTATAACGTCGGTCATAAGCAGCAACATCGCAGAGAGCAAAAGGTTCGTCGGCGATGATCTGCGACCCTTGTTGAGACTTCGACCTAACGGAAGATTAAACAAAAAGGTGGAAGTAGTGATACATGTGTCCGCACAGGAGACTAGCTTCAAGCTAAACAGATTCCTGCCAGAGAAGAATAGCGTTAGACCAGGATGGTACTTGGACGAGCAATCTGTAGAAGATG CCTGTTTAACGCCCACGCCGCATTACAATTCTCTGATACTGCGCGACTTGTTGATGTCGAGGATAAATTCCGAAATCGCGCAAACGATAAAAGAATATCCGAATTTGAGGGACGGCGTAATCTTGCTGAAAATATGGTTGCGCCAACGCGAACTGGACAAGGGACACGACGGCTTTACTGGGCACATCGTCACCATGCTTGTAATTTATTTGCTGCGCATAAGGAAGCTCAATACGTTCATGAGCAGCTATCAGATCGTGCGAAATGTCTGGATAAGTTTAG CACACGGAAATTGGCACGAAAATGGTATCACCATGTGCGAGGACAAAGACAGCCAAGTCTCCCATTATCACGATTATTATGAGTGCGTCTTTCTTGATACCACTGGCTATCACAATTTTGCGGCGCATCTATCGAGAAGCACTTTCTCATGGGTGCAGAGAGAAGCGGAACTGTGTCTGCAGCATTTAGACAATATACACGTGGATAGCTTTCAAGCACTTTTCATGAGACGCGTATCGTTTCAAACAGCATTCGATCAAATTTTatg TTTTCAGGATGAGAcagttttagaaaaaatagtgAACGATAAATCGATCATTATTGATAAGATCAATTATGGATCTGACAAGCGTAGTCAAGTGATTAAGTTACTCGTTAAGGTTTTGAGAAAAGGTCTAGGAAACAGAGTTAATCAATTGTGCGTATTACCCGGTACATCTAAGGAATGGGATTGCACCGAGAATGTGCCTGATAATATCGGAAAGCTTACTATCGGGTTGGAACTAAATCCTGAAACATGTTTCGAGATTTTGGACAAAGGACCTGAGGCTAACTTATCAGAC gcaACTGATTTCCGAGCATTTTGGGGCGCCAAGTCTGAATTACGTAGGTTTCAAGATGGAGCCATTCGTGAAGCTGTGCTCTGGTCAAAAGGCAAAAGTCTCATGAACAAGAGAATAATATGCAAGACAATAAtagcatatttattaaaaacaaaatttgatattttaagagATCAGTATTTGTACATTGCGGATCAAATGGAAGATTTGCTAAAGCTGCACAAG CATCAAATAACACATTTCGTGTACGGCACCGGTGAAGAAGCTGCATTGAAAGTTCTGCAGGCTTTCAACGGTTTAGAGAAAAAATTGATGTCGCTGAAAGATATGCCTCTGACAATAAACGGCGTTCAAGGTTCAAGCCCGGTTTTCCGGTACACGGAAATCTTTCCGCCGCTCGCCACCGTTCATCGGAACATCAAACATGTCACTAAGATAGATGAAAACTGTTTAATCCTTTCGAAGAGCATCGCGAAGTGCCCACCGTATTTCCACGCGCTTGACGCGACGTTGCAGTTATCGACTAGTGGAAAGTGGCCCGAGGAATTGGAGGCCATCAGAAGAACAAAAACGGCGTTTCACATACAAATCGCGGAGTGCCTTAGGGAACAGCATCAACTGAAAGCGCAGGCTTATCCATCTCATATAGACGTGTACCAG GACGGATTCGTCTTTCGGTTAAGAATCGCGCATCAAAAGGAAATTGCACTACTGAAAGAGATCAAGGAAGACGGGGTGACCAAATACAGAGACAACGAGGAATCTGCCAAGTTGGAAAACAGCTTGTTTCACTTGCCGAAGTTGACCAGCGCTTTGCACGG ATTACATTCTCAGCAACCCTCGTTTGGTGCTGCTTGCTGCTTGGCAAAACGATGGTTATCAGCGCAACTGTTGGACGAAAGTCACATACCAGGAGTCGTGGTTGAATTACTCATGGCATCCATATATCTGACGCCAGAACCATATAAACCAGCTCAGATGCCGCAAGTAGCGTTTCTACGATTTTTGGAAGCTGTCGCGAGAGCTCACTGGAACACCGATCCCGTTATCGTTAATTTCAATGGCGAGATGACCA ATGAAGAAATCACCGCCGTAGAGACGTTATTTAACACAGCTCGGAATTCATTGCCACCTTTATTTATCTCTATCCCGTATGATCAGCAGAAATCTCTGTGGACCAGAAAAACGCCGTCATGTATGATCTTAAATCGCATAAGTGCACTCGCGAAAGAATCGttgaaattatttgataatatgTTGCTCAGTACGGTACAAGATGTGAAACCTATGTTCCGCCCTTCGCTCTCAGAATACGACTGTTTAATACATCTGAGGTCGAGAATGATTCCTAGAAGACTGCAGGCAGTCGATGTGCCCGATAACGCGAAAACCGTAGATGTACATCCCTACAAGGCACACTCGCTTCAAAAAATTCCAATCGTGAACTTTGACCCCGTACAATGTTTCCTGAAAGATTTGAGG GATGGTTACAATGATTACGCTCTGTTCTTCCACGATACTTATGGCGGTACAGTAATCGGAGTTCTCTTGAGACCCACTGTCTTCGAACGCAAAGATTTCAAAGTAGCAGACGCAAAATGCAGGAAACTCGACGATGACGGTAAACTCTGCTTCAATGTGTCGGCGATGATTGAGGACTTTTACGTTCTGGGGAGAGGTATTATAGAGGCGATCGATGTCCCGAGCAAAAACATTTCCTTAACATCATAG
- the LOC105283821 gene encoding nucleolar protein 6 isoform X2, translating into MKGILKSKKAKCNGNNVDFNIDNEDSMNPESDNDNAMNSENDSEGSVNLESDDADSMEDVNNNEDPESDNADSMRDMNNSQEEAEADDHELEPHTSSQEKKRKKVTDELTERVPKKRKKLEKNLYKQPTVEELNQLRETENLFHSNLFRLQIEEVLDEVKLKDKYKALFELWFEKLRAVIESIEETAEVPLMGNNLEDKLGIRIPVPHVPEETKGVFKFLKPSDIKAIGSYNSGCILGPTVTVDVMIEMPADSFRKQDYQNYIYFRKKAMYLAFITSVISSNIAESKRFVGDDLRPLLRLRPNGRLNKKVEVVIHVSAQETSFKLNRFLPEKNSVRPGWYLDEQSVEDACLTPTPHYNSLILRDLLMSRINSEIAQTIKEYPNLRDGVILLKIWLRQRELDKGHDGFTGHIVTMLVIYLLRIRKLNTFMSSYQIVRNVWISLAHGNWHENGITMCEDKDSQVSHYHDYYECVFLDTTGYHNFAAHLSRSTFSWVQREAELCLQHLDNIHVDSFQALFMRRVSFQTAFDQILCFQDETVLEKIVNDKSIIIDKINYGSDKRSQVIKLLVKVLRKGLGNRVNQLCVLPGTSKEWDCTENVPDNIGKLTIGLELNPETCFEILDKGPEANLSDATDFRAFWGAKSELRRFQDGAIREAVLWSKGKSLMNKRIICKTIIAYLLKTKFDILRDQYLYIADQMEDLLKLHKHQITHFVYGTGEEAALKVLQAFNGLEKKLMSLKDMPLTINGVQGSSPVFRYTEIFPPLATVHRNIKHVTKIDENCLILSKSIAKCPPYFHALDATLQLSTSGKWPEELEAIRRTKTAFHIQIAECLREQHQLKAQAYPSHIDVYQDGFVFRLRIAHQKEIALLKEIKEDGVTKYRDNEESAKLENSLFHLPKLTSALHGLHSQQPSFGAACCLAKRWLSAQLLDESHIPGVVVELLMASIYLTPEPYKPAQMPQVAFLRFLEAVARAHWNTDPVIVNFNGEMTNEEITAVETLFNTARNSLPPLFISIPYDQQKSLWTRKTPS; encoded by the exons ATGAAGGGAATCTTGAAG TCGAAGAAGGCGAAATGCAATGGCAATAATGTTGATTTCAACATTGACAATGAGGATTCAATGAATCCTGAGTCAGATAACGACAATGCCATGAATTCTGAGAACGACAGTGAGGGCTCAGTGAATCTCGAATCCGATGACGCAGATTCCATGGAAGACGTGAATAATAATGAAGATCCTGAATCTGATAATGCAGATTCGATGAGAGACATGAACAACAGTCAGGAAGAAGCGGAAGCAGATGATCATGAGCTTGAACCTCACACCTCGAGtcaagagaagaagaggaagaaagtaACGGACGAGTTGACCGAAAGAGTGCctaaaaagaggaagaagctGGAGAAAAATCTCTATAAGCAGCCAACAGTCGAGGAGCTTAACCAGCTCAGGGAAACTGAGAATTTATTCCACTCGAACTTATTCCGACTTCAGATTGAGGAGGTTCTCGACGAGGTGAAGCtcaaagataaatataaagcgCTGTTCGAACTCTGGTTCGAGAAATTGAGAGCAGTGATCGAATCCATCGAAGAGACTGCAGAAGTTCCG CTTATGGGTAATAATTTGGAAGACAAGCTGGGCATTCGTATTCCCGTACCACACGTACCGGAAGAAACGAAGggtgtttttaaatttttgaaacCGTCGGACATTAAAGCGATTGGATCCTACAATTCAGGATGTATCCTGGGGCCTACCGTTACCGTGGACGTAATGATAGAGATGCCAGCTGACTCATTCCGCAAGCAGGACTatcaaaattacatatattttaggAAAAAGGCGATGTATCTCGCGTTTATAACGTCGGTCATAAGCAGCAACATCGCAGAGAGCAAAAGGTTCGTCGGCGATGATCTGCGACCCTTGTTGAGACTTCGACCTAACGGAAGATTAAACAAAAAGGTGGAAGTAGTGATACATGTGTCCGCACAGGAGACTAGCTTCAAGCTAAACAGATTCCTGCCAGAGAAGAATAGCGTTAGACCAGGATGGTACTTGGACGAGCAATCTGTAGAAGATG CCTGTTTAACGCCCACGCCGCATTACAATTCTCTGATACTGCGCGACTTGTTGATGTCGAGGATAAATTCCGAAATCGCGCAAACGATAAAAGAATATCCGAATTTGAGGGACGGCGTAATCTTGCTGAAAATATGGTTGCGCCAACGCGAACTGGACAAGGGACACGACGGCTTTACTGGGCACATCGTCACCATGCTTGTAATTTATTTGCTGCGCATAAGGAAGCTCAATACGTTCATGAGCAGCTATCAGATCGTGCGAAATGTCTGGATAAGTTTAG CACACGGAAATTGGCACGAAAATGGTATCACCATGTGCGAGGACAAAGACAGCCAAGTCTCCCATTATCACGATTATTATGAGTGCGTCTTTCTTGATACCACTGGCTATCACAATTTTGCGGCGCATCTATCGAGAAGCACTTTCTCATGGGTGCAGAGAGAAGCGGAACTGTGTCTGCAGCATTTAGACAATATACACGTGGATAGCTTTCAAGCACTTTTCATGAGACGCGTATCGTTTCAAACAGCATTCGATCAAATTTTatg TTTTCAGGATGAGAcagttttagaaaaaatagtgAACGATAAATCGATCATTATTGATAAGATCAATTATGGATCTGACAAGCGTAGTCAAGTGATTAAGTTACTCGTTAAGGTTTTGAGAAAAGGTCTAGGAAACAGAGTTAATCAATTGTGCGTATTACCCGGTACATCTAAGGAATGGGATTGCACCGAGAATGTGCCTGATAATATCGGAAAGCTTACTATCGGGTTGGAACTAAATCCTGAAACATGTTTCGAGATTTTGGACAAAGGACCTGAGGCTAACTTATCAGAC gcaACTGATTTCCGAGCATTTTGGGGCGCCAAGTCTGAATTACGTAGGTTTCAAGATGGAGCCATTCGTGAAGCTGTGCTCTGGTCAAAAGGCAAAAGTCTCATGAACAAGAGAATAATATGCAAGACAATAAtagcatatttattaaaaacaaaatttgatattttaagagATCAGTATTTGTACATTGCGGATCAAATGGAAGATTTGCTAAAGCTGCACAAG CATCAAATAACACATTTCGTGTACGGCACCGGTGAAGAAGCTGCATTGAAAGTTCTGCAGGCTTTCAACGGTTTAGAGAAAAAATTGATGTCGCTGAAAGATATGCCTCTGACAATAAACGGCGTTCAAGGTTCAAGCCCGGTTTTCCGGTACACGGAAATCTTTCCGCCGCTCGCCACCGTTCATCGGAACATCAAACATGTCACTAAGATAGATGAAAACTGTTTAATCCTTTCGAAGAGCATCGCGAAGTGCCCACCGTATTTCCACGCGCTTGACGCGACGTTGCAGTTATCGACTAGTGGAAAGTGGCCCGAGGAATTGGAGGCCATCAGAAGAACAAAAACGGCGTTTCACATACAAATCGCGGAGTGCCTTAGGGAACAGCATCAACTGAAAGCGCAGGCTTATCCATCTCATATAGACGTGTACCAG GACGGATTCGTCTTTCGGTTAAGAATCGCGCATCAAAAGGAAATTGCACTACTGAAAGAGATCAAGGAAGACGGGGTGACCAAATACAGAGACAACGAGGAATCTGCCAAGTTGGAAAACAGCTTGTTTCACTTGCCGAAGTTGACCAGCGCTTTGCACGG ATTACATTCTCAGCAACCCTCGTTTGGTGCTGCTTGCTGCTTGGCAAAACGATGGTTATCAGCGCAACTGTTGGACGAAAGTCACATACCAGGAGTCGTGGTTGAATTACTCATGGCATCCATATATCTGACGCCAGAACCATATAAACCAGCTCAGATGCCGCAAGTAGCGTTTCTACGATTTTTGGAAGCTGTCGCGAGAGCTCACTGGAACACCGATCCCGTTATCGTTAATTTCAATGGCGAGATGACCA ATGAAGAAATCACCGCCGTAGAGACGTTATTTAACACAGCTCGGAATTCATTGCCACCTTTATTTATCTCTATCCCGTATGATCAGCAGAAATCTCTGTGGACCAGAAAAACGCCGTCAT AA